TTCTTTGGTGAGTATCTTCCACTGACAGCCAGTTCGCAGGACGTATAGGATACCGTCATGTACTTTTCTGTATGGTACTATCGGTTTACCTATAATCTTGAATGGTTTCTCTCGGTAAAACAACTTTAATCTCATCCCATAATTCATCAGGAATCTTAAGTATGACAGACGTTCTTTATTATTACTCTCCTTAAGGATACTGGTCGTACCACTGTAAAAAAATCAACTAGCTATAATTCTATCGAATTTGGCATAAGCACTTGATAATAAGACTGAGAAAACATCGAATATTTAAAAGAAATTATCTATATTTGTATTTAAATAGCCATGTACAAAGGCTTAATCTTTTTATTCTTAATACTATATGTATAAACATATCTTGTCAAATTATGCTTCATTTAATTTAACAAATCAAAAAATTTCAAATATTCTAGTAGCGATAGATGGCTCCGAACATTCATTCAAAGCTGCAGAATATGCCATTGATTTAGCTAAATCTTTTGGAGCACACCTATATGCCGTTACCGTTACATATATTCCTGCATCAGAAAATCTATCACAAAAAGATGTAATAAATAAATCACTAATAGAAGACAATATTGATAATAATGATAGAAAAGATGCAGGGAAGTGGTTTGAAAGCTTTACTCAAAATGCAAAAGAAAATGATATTCAATTAAAAACAGAATTAATTAACAGTGCTAGATCTGTAGACTATGTAATATTAGAGTATGCAGAAAGACAAAAAATTGATTTAATTATGGTTGGAACTAGAGGACGAACAGGATTTAAGAAATTATTGTTAGGAAGTATCGCCTCTTCTATAGTAACATATGCTCATTGTCCTGTAATGGTTGTTAAATAGTATTAACTAATGTCAAAATTGAAGGCAGTATCAAAGATAACTCCAGAGAAATGATACTTTAATAATTCGCTCTGTTCACTTAAGTATTTATAATTTACTGTCATGACAATCATCAAACTGATTCAGTAGATCATTATGTGGCCTAATTTACAATTCTTCAACTTGCAAGGAAAGTAATCCTTAAGACCTTCTGTTCTATAGTTGGTATACTGCATATTCCTGCAGTAATGTTGTTTTGATATTGGGATGTATGTAATTGATCGAGTTGCAGGAATCTACAAGCTTGTGGATATTAGGTGTTCCCATTCGTAAAAGGGGGGGAGCTTTTCATGAATCCGGACCAAATCTGATATAAACCTCTATGTATTGACAAGTTCTTAAATTTTTTTTTCTTGATTATTTTTTTGTATGATGTTCTTGAATCTAGTTCCAAAGTACAAGATAGTTTCATCTAAAAAAATAAGGTAATCTTTCAAATATTTCCTTGTAAAAAGTCTGAAAAATATAAATGCAAACTGTAACCAATATAGTTTGACGGTATTCCACTTTTGGCAATTCTAATGAATCTTTATTCTACATCCTTATTTTAAGTGAATAGAGCCAAATAATTACAGAAATTTTGAACCTGATAAATTAAGGAAAAAAATAAAAGCTAGATAAACATTATTGTGTTTTCTTTGTGAATAGATAAACTTTCCTTCCACCGTCTAAGGCTTCTCTATATTCAAGTATCATAAATATAAATAGGAATACTTTTTTATTATTGCATTTTTGTCAATATTTTGTTAATTTTCCTAAAGGATTTACTGAAATATAAAAGTATAACACATAGTCATCATGGTTTGAAGTTGTTAGAGATATGATGTTAGAAAAGTAATTAGATTAATTCCATTTATATGACTTTATCCATAGTTATTTTATGATGAATCTCAATTTTTCCCTTTAGTGTTCGATGGAGGCTTATTGCATCTTCTTCCAAACTCAATTAAACAATTAACTGAAATGTGATCTTGTTATGGTATATATGATATTATTGTATAATTAGAACAGAAGATAAAGAATTT
This Candidatus Nitrosocosmicus oleophilus DNA region includes the following protein-coding sequences:
- a CDS encoding transposase, translating into MFYREKPFKIIGKPIVPYRKVHDGILYVLRTGCQWKILTKEDGLTFTCHRRFKEWNRLDIFKRIGIRLLKI
- a CDS encoding universal stress protein, coding for MSNYASFNLTNQKISNILVAIDGSEHSFKAAEYAIDLAKSFGAHLYAVTVTYIPASENLSQKDVINKSLIEDNIDNNDRKDAGKWFESFTQNAKENDIQLKTELINSARSVDYVILEYAERQKIDLIMVGTRGRTGFKKLLLGSIASSIVTYAHCPVMVVK